From a region of the Zingiber officinale cultivar Zhangliang chromosome 4B, Zo_v1.1, whole genome shotgun sequence genome:
- the LOC121975777 gene encoding disease resistance protein RGA2-like, which translates to MEWLWQFRDGIDEAEEVLDELEYLERKKKANSDKNRLSRMVDATVKAAKRLLKFDDVLGRLRTCVKNLNTSASDVQNFLTLVMQKDGNSTGQMQQEILPLSSIQSRITSSLPVLSFKGREEEKGTIIQYLLGESVEESEIQISENVHFLPLVAMGGMGKTALAQQVFDHFENVKKEHFDIKIWVCISTDFDASSLMKKILEYSTSRSEFGPMEQLPVKLKEKLHSKRFLLVLDDAWDDNNQIEWEKLCAPLLYGQKGSWIILTTRLTSVAKMVSKVMRGVTMEPMMLQGLSNDECRSLLYEHAFVGQDPNRFPLLKEIGEEIVEKLKGVPLLAKSIGGALNSRLEVDHWTSISRSELWKMPQDSKYDFIPSLTLSYMMLPPRLKRCFSYCGIFPQDYKFNKQKLVCMWVAAGLIYLDGLEEGSDEDIANCCFDMLCNKSFFDIHTYIWRSIWIGQTCNAPYGLGQDYYTMHDMLNGLACYVSRYECCRIIHGAPTCILDYNAICHISFTSNHPAQLHELGKMLCKFQHLRTLWIEYDGDHQQFDNFIRDACKSSRRI; encoded by the coding sequence ATGGAGTGGCTTTGGCAGTTCAGGGATGGGATCGATGAGGCCGAGGAAGTACTGGATGAGCTGGAATATCTTGAACGGAAGAAGAAAGCTAACAGTGACAAAAATAGGCTTTCTAGAATGGTTGATGCTACTGTTAAAGCTGCAAAAAGATTATTGAAATTTGATGATGTTCTTGGGAGATTAAGGACATGCGTGAAGAACTTGAACACCTCTGCTTCAGATGTCCAGAATTTTCTGACACTGGTGATGCAAAAGGATGGCAACAGCACTGGACAAATGCAGCAGGAGATTCTACCGTTGTCTTCTATCCAAAGTAGGATCACCTCTTCTTTACCTGTATTATCATTTAAAGGACGTGAGGAAGAAAAAGGGACAATCATCCAGTATTTGTTGGGGGAATCCGTGGAAGAATCTGAAATTCAAATCAGTGAGAATGTGCATTTCCTTCCTTTGGTAGCCATGGGTGGTATGGGGAAGACTGCACTCGCTCAACAAGTCTTTGATCATTTTGAAAACGTGAAGAAGGAACACTTCGACATCAAAATCTGGGTATGCATCTCAACTGATTTTGATGCATCAAGTCTTATGAAGAAAATTCTAGAGTATTCAACTAGCCGATCTGAATTTGGACCAATGGAACAACTACCAGTGAAGCTCAAGGAGAAGTTACATTCCAAAAGATTTTTACTTGTCTTAGATGATGCTTGGGATGACAATAACCAGATAGAGTGGGAGAAACTATGTGCTCCATTGCTATATGGCCAAAAGGGTAGTTGGATAATATTAACAACTAGATTGACATCAGTTGCGAAGATGGTCTCAAAAGTAATGAGAGGAGTCACAATGGAGCCAATGATGTTGCAGGGCTTATCAAATGATGAATGTCGTTCACTCCTCTATGAGCATGCATTTGTTGGTCAAGACCCAAATAGATTCCCACTCCTTAAAGAAATTGGCGAAGAAATAGTAGAGAAATTGAAAGGTGTACCACTTCTAGCAAAGTCAATTGGAGGAGCGTTGAACAGTAGACTAGAAGTAGATCACTGGACGAGCATTTCAAGAAGTGAATTATGGAAAATGCCACAAGATTCAAAGTACGATTTCATTCCATCTCTAACACTCAGTTACATGATGCTTCCACCACGTTTGAAGCGGTGCTTTTCCTACTGCGGCATATTTCCTCAAGATTACAAATTCAATAAACAAAAGCTAGTGTGCATGTGGGTGGCAGCAGGCCTAATTTACTTGGATGGATTAGAGGAGGGCTCAGATGAGGACATAGCTAACTGCTGCTTTGATATGTTGTGCAATAAATCTTTCTTTGATATTCATACCTACATTTGGAGATCAATTTGGATTGGTCAAACTTGCAATGCACCTTATGGTTTAGGACAAGACTATTACACCATGCATGATATGCTGAACGGTCTTGCTTGTTATGTCTCACGCTATGAATGTTGTAGAATTATACATGGCGCTCCAACTTGCATTTTGGATTACAATGCCATCTGCCATATATCTTTTACCAGTAACCACCCCGCTCAACTCCATGAATTAGGTAAAATGTTGTGCAAATTCCAGCACTTGCGAACCCTTTGGATAGAGTATGATGGCGATCATCAacaatttgataattttattcgAGATGCGTGTAAATCATCAAGAAGAATTTGA
- the LOC121975779 gene encoding EEF1A lysine methyltransferase 4-like produces MGDSGDHGRGSSPVDVAPLNASSYLDPHYWDERFAAEEHYEWLKDYSHFQHLLRPFLNPSHSVLEIGCGNSRLCEELRKDDVADMTCVDISPVAVERMRSRFRDKGLEGIKVVQADMLDLPFGSESFDIVIEKGTMDVLFVNSGDPWNPHPETINKVMKMLEDVHSVLKPEGIFISISFGQPHFRRPLFEGASFTWSVEWKTFGEGFHYFFYILKKGRRILKSDDCKNERSDVPSISLLHEELEDEDYMFRTTLCDELEN; encoded by the exons ATGGGCGATTCCGGCGATCATGGTCGCGGCAGTAGCCCCGTGGACGTCGCCCCGCTCAACGCTTCCTCCTATCTCGATCCCCACTATTG GGACGAGAGGTTCGCCGCCGAGGAGCACTATGAATGGCTCAAAGACTACTCCCACTTCCAACACCTCCTCCGCCCCTTCCTCAATCCATCCCACTCG GTGTTGGAGATCGGTTGCGGCAACTCGCGGCTCTGCGAGGAGCTTCGCAAGGATGACGTTGCCGACATGACCTGCGTCGACATCTCTCCTGTCGCTGTTGAAAGGATGCGGAGCCGCTTTCGAGACAAGGGACTTGAAG GCATCAAGGTGGTTCAGGCCGACATGCTAGACCTACCCTTTGGCAGCGAGTCCTTCGATATTGTGATCGAGAAAGGCACCATG GATGTATTGTTTGTGAACAGCGGTGATCCATGGAATCCCCATCCCGAAACAATAAATAAGGTGATGAAAATGCTTGAAGATGTTCATAGTGTTCTAAAACCAGAAGGCATCTTTATTTCAATTTCTTTTGGACAG CCACATTTTCGGCGGCCACTATTTGAAGGAGCCAGCTTTACCTGGTCAGTAGAGTGGAAGACCTTTGGGGAAGGTTTCCATTATTTCTTCTACATCCTAAAGAag GGGAGGAGGATATTGAAAAGTGATGATTGCAAAAATGAAAGGTCGGATGTTCCATCTATCAGTTTATTACACGAAGAGCTGGAGGATGAGGATTACATGTTCCGGACCACCTTATGTGATGAGCTTGAGAACTAA
- the LOC121978469 gene encoding growth-regulating factor 6-like, whose protein sequence is MNAPLAAFLPSLSLASHEPCMELGGAVSMVDGLAVASGTGSSEGGSLLSRSLTTSSGTTEPCCKPKGLLGCAFQRASEAMVPPFDSLFSDGEQMLSFSATSNQDSFALNCDGALPSYYCSPPSPKPYIWNPGLYSGCHDVSSNGVLAEVKGPFTPSQWLELEQQALVYRYIAAKVPIPHNLLNPIKRSLGISGLPHFSVGSSGSNAFGWGSFYLGYSGNSDPEPGRCRRTDGKKWRCSRDAVADQKYCERHINRGRHRSRKHVEGQSSHAAKVMPIVPPSRSTSTVSCGESSSGLRVPQSQTTTNLATSEPSPVPFKTKSLSKEDVKDDGNEAMNLSISASMSSKAMTSMPVSSKQSGEFQLVSAGAHFNQESSSSLDINHLPSSKLDVLQPQSNPLHHFIDNWPQTRPHHSTVAWPEIEDMQSERTQLSMSISMASTEFSSSTTPNHNNNTLSPLKLSREYDFARLDSQLCRMSEANQRQASWIPISWGASMGGPLGEALKSKTCSLSSMNNLTSSWDSSPRLESSPTGILQKPSFGSLTSSTGRKNISKHDHVHGNSMQTKSARYYEELTNLFWIRCPAAAARGGGGEGARCMLAYNPLINYLLEQWNQLDVA, encoded by the exons ATGAATGCTCCCCTTGCTGCTTTTCTTCCCTCCCTCTCCCTTGCATCACATGAGCCTTGCATGGAGCTCGGAGGTGCGGTGAGCATGGTGGATGGGCTAGCAGTAGCTAGCGGTACTGGTTCTTCAGAAGGTGGCAGCCTTCTGTCTCGTTCTCTGACCACCTCCAGTGGTACCACTGAGCCCTGCTGCAAGCCAAAGGGGCTCCTTGGTTGTGCCTTTCAGAGGGCTTCTGAGGCAATGGTACCTCCCTTTGACTCTCTCTTCTCTGATGGGGAGCAAATGCTGAGCTTCTCTGCAACTTCCAATCAAGATAGCTTTGCGCTCAACTGTGATGGGGCACTGCCTTCTTACTACTGTTCCCCTCCTTCCCCAAAACCCTATATTTGGAATCCGG GGTTGTATTCTGGGTGTCATGATGTGAGTAGCAATGGTGTTTTGGCAGAGGTGAAGGGACCATTTACTCCATCCCAGTGGCTGGAACTAGAGCAACAGGCCTTGGTTTACAGATACATTGCTGCAAAGGTACCAATACCACACAATCTTCTCAACCCTATCAAGAGAAGCCTTGGCATTTCAGGGCTCCCTCACTTCTCAGTTGGATCCTCTGGCTCAAATGCAT TTGGTTGGGGATCATTCTATCTGGGGTATTCTGGAAATAGTGATCCGGAGCCTGGTAGATGCCGTCGAACTGATGGGAAGAAATGGCGGTGCTCGAGGGATGCAGTCGCCGATCAAAAGTACTGTGAGCGTCATATAAATCGGGGCCGCCATCGTTCAAGAAAGCATGTGGAAGGCCAATCTAGCCACGCCGCGAAAGTGATGCCTATTGTGCCTCCTTCACGGTCAACCTCAACAGTTTCTTGTGGTGAATCATCCAGTGGCCTCAGAGTTCCGCAATCACAGACTACTACCAACTTGGCCACAAGTGAACCTTCCCCTGTGCCATTCAAGAC GAAGTCATTGAGCAAAGAAGACGTGAAAGATGATGGAAATGAAGCCATGAATCTCTCTATATCAGCTTCTATGAGCTCGAAAGCCATGACATCGATGCCCGTCTCGAGCAAACAAAGTGGAGAGTTTCAACTTGTTTCTGCTGGTGCTCATTTCAATCAAGAAAGTAGTTCTTCATTGGATATCAACCATTTGCCGTCATCGAAGCTTGATGTTCTACAGCCACAATCCAATCCTCTTCATCATTTCATTGACAACTGGCCCCAAACCCGACCCCATCATTCAACTGTTGCCTGGCCTGAGATTGAAGACATGCAATCTGAAAGAACTCAACTTTCCATGTCAATATCGATGGCTTCCACTGAATTCTCATCCTCCACTACTCCTAACCATAACAACAATACACTCTCACCCCTTAAGCTGTCACGTGAATATGATTTTGCTCGGTTGGATTCACAGTTGTGCAGGATGAGCGAAGCCAACCAAAGACAAGCAAGTTGGATTCCAATCTCTTGGGGGGCCTCCATGGGTGGACCTCTCGGCGAGGCCCTTAAAAGCAAGACCTGTTCATTATCATCAATGAACAACTTGACTAGCAGCTGGGACTCAAGCCCTCGGTTGGAATCCTCTCCGACCGGCATCCTCCAGAAACCTTCATTTGGCTCGCTGACCAGCAGCACAGGGA GGAAGAATATATCCAAACATGATCATGTTCATGGAAACTCTATGCAAACAAAATCAGCAAGATACTATGAAGAGCTGACGAACTTGTTTTGG ATTCGGTGCCCGGCGGCGGCGGCGCGTGGCGGCGGAGGTGAAGGTGCTCGTTGCATGCTGGCCTACAAC CCATTAATAAACTACTTGCTTGAGCAATGGAACCAACTAGATGTGGCCTAG
- the LOC121975780 gene encoding pentatricopeptide repeat-containing protein At3g49710-like, with product MNRLLAQLSQLRAADLRFRDLLKLCVARRDLVAGRALHALFLKSHVPPSNYLANHFILLYSHCGHLPLAQQSFDEIPQPNVFSHNALLAAYARLCHPDAVRRLFLRIPSPDLVSYNTLLSAYAAANGGAYAGDAIRLFSRMRYLGSDADGFTLSSVISSVVGAVEQFHSFAIASGLGSYISVNNALISSYSKGGFLFEAERVFNEIFCERDAVSWNCMIVAFGQHRQGLKALNLFQAMVRKGFEVDMFTLASVLTAFTAVKDSAGGAQFHAQMIKSGFAINSHVGSGLIDLYSKVGWIVDARKVFEEVHNPDLVVWNTMISGYSLNDEFSEEGLECFRCMQRAGFKPDDCSFVCAISACSNLSSPSQGKQMHGLTIKTELPCNQISVNNALVSMYAKCGNLKDASMLFERMHQRNTVSFNTMIAAYAQHGLGLEALELFKVMLDSDNEPTSITFISVLSACAHTRRVDEGWEYFDSMRQKYNIEPGEEHYSCMIDLLARTGKFEDAKKLIESMPFDPGLIGWATLLSACRTHGNLEVGAMAAQKLLQLDSSNAAAYVMLSNIYASTGRWDEFAKVRKLMRGRGVRKKPGCSWIELGKQIHVFVADDVSHPRIKEIYLFLEEISKKMEQAGYVPDMSLVPRRDNIAERDTRLGYHSEKLAVAFGLISTGEGVPLLVVKNLRICGDCHNTIKVVSAMTGREITVRDAHRFHCFSAGSCSCGDFW from the coding sequence ATGAACCGTCTCTTGGCCCAGCTATCCCAACTCCGAGCTGCCGATCTCCGCTTCCGTGACCTCCTAAAGCTCTGTGTCGCCCGCCGCGACCTCGTCGCCGGCCGTGCTCTCCACGCCCTCTTCCTCAAGTCCCATGTGCCTCCATCCAACTACCTTGCCAACCATTTCATCCTCCTCTATTCGCACTGCGGCCACCTCCCTCTCGCCCAGCAGTCGTTCGACGAAATACCCCAACCGAACGTTTTCTCCCACAACGCCCTGCTCGCGGCCTACGCCCGCCTCTGCCACCCTGACGCTGTCCGCCGCCTCTTCCTCCGCATCCCCTCCCCCGACCTCGTCTCCTACAATACTCTCCTCTCCGCCTACGCCGCCGCCAACGGTGGCGCCTACGCCGGCGATGCCATCCGCCTCTTTTCTCGCATGCGCTACCTTGGCTCCGACGCCGACGGCTTCACCCTCTCCTCTGTCATCTCCTCTGTCGTCGGTGCAGTCGAGCAGTTCCACTCCTTCGCCATTGCCTCAGGTCTAGGCTCCTATATCTCCGTGAACAACGCCCTCATCAGCAGCTACAGCAAAGGCGGCTTTTTGTTCGAAGCCGAGCGGGTTTTCAATGAGATTTTCTGCGAAAGGGATGCGGTTTCTTGGAATTGCATGATCGTTGCGTTCGGGCAGCACCGTCAGGGACTAAAAGCCCTCAACTTGTTTcaggcaatggtgaggaaaggctTCGAGGTTGACATGTTCACGCTCGCCAGCGTGCTCACAGCATTCACTGCCGTGAAGGATTCAGCTGGCGGTGCACAGTTCCATGCGCAGATGATCAAGTCCGGTTTTGCAATAAACTCTCATGTGGGCAGTGGCTTGATTGACCTGTACTCGAAGGTTGGCTGGATAGTCGATGCGAGGAAGGTCTTCGAGGAGGTTCATAATCCTGATTTGGTCGTATGGAACACAATGATCTCAGGGTACTCGCTCAATGATGAGTTCTCAGAGGAAGGCCTTGAATGCTTCCGCTGTATGCAGCGGGCTGGTTTTAAGCCGGATGATTGCAGCTTTGTGTGTGCGATCAGTGCGTGCTCAAATTTGTCATCCCCATCGCAGGGGAAGCAAATGCATGGACTAACCATTAAGACTGAATTGCCATGCAACCAAATCTCTGTTAACAATGCACTAGTTTCCATGTATGCGAAGTGTGGAAATCTCAAGGATGCGAGTATGCTTTTTGAGAGGATGCACCAACGCAACACGGTCTCATTCAATACTATGATAGCGGCTTATGCTCAGCATGGACTTGGTTTGGAAGCATTGGAGCTGTTCAAAGTGATGCTTGATTCAGATAATGAGCCCACAAGCATCACATTCATCTCGGTGTTGTCTGCGTGTGCTCACACTAGGAGGGTCGATGAAGGATGGGAGTATTTTGATTCTATGAGGCAAAAGTATAATATTGAACCCGGAGAAGAACATTATTCATGCATGATTGATCTCCTGGCTCGCACCGGGAAGTTTGAGGATGCCAAGAAGCTAATTGAATCGATGCCCTTTGATCCAGGCTTGATAGGATGGGCTACTTTGCTCAGTGCTTGCAGGACCCACGGAAACTTGGAGGTTGGAGCAATGGCAGCACAGAAGCTTCTCCAGCTGGATTCTTCTAATGCAGCTGCTTATGTGATGCTCTCAAATATTTATGCCAGCACGGGTAGATGGGATGAGTTTGCGAAAGTACGAAAGCTGATGAGAGGCAGGGGAGTGAGGAAGAAACCTGGATGCAGTTGGATCGAACTGGGGAAGCAAATCCATGTATTTGTTGCTGATGATGTATCACATCCAAGGATTAAGGAAATTTACTTGTTCTTGGAGGAGATTTCGAAAAAAATGGAACAGGCTGGGTATGTCCCAGATATGTCATTGGTGCCTAGGAGGGACAACATTGCTGAACGTGACACGAGGCTCGGATATCACAGTGAGAAACTCGCTGTTGCCTTTGGGTTGATCAGTACTGGAGAGGGTGTGCCTCTACTGGTGGTGAAGAATCTTAGGATATGTGGAGATTGCCATAACACAATCAAAGTTGTTTCTGCAATGACTGGAAGGGAGATCACTGTGAGGGATGCACACAGGTTTCATTGTTTCAGCGCTGGAAGTTGCTCCTGTGGAGATTTCTGGTGA